The Armatimonadota bacterium genome includes a region encoding these proteins:
- a CDS encoding uroporphyrinogen-III synthase: MSAEGLPLAGRRILVTRPRRQSRQMCERLSRLGAQPVAVPTITIAGPRPGGPLDAALRAIDRYDWVVITSANGARAVLARARALGVNLAGGIRPRWAAVGPATAAVLQEAGVRVALMPPRFLTGAIIEALDHVSGLRILLPRTDAAGPALGEALIARGATVDEVMAYRTVLAPERSRSEVRRLIGSRDVDTVLFTSASTVRGLVRLLGETRDGLRALVIGCIGPVTAAAVADEGFEATVVASEHTTEGLIAALVAHGGGRPSGTRGDGNVRDHAPR; the protein is encoded by the coding sequence GTGAGCGCCGAAGGGCTGCCCCTGGCCGGGCGGCGCATCCTGGTTACGCGACCGCGCCGCCAGAGCCGGCAGATGTGCGAGCGGCTGAGCCGGCTGGGAGCGCAGCCGGTGGCGGTTCCAACGATCACCATTGCCGGACCGCGTCCGGGCGGACCGCTCGACGCAGCCCTGCGGGCGATTGACCGATACGACTGGGTTGTGATCACGAGCGCGAACGGTGCTCGCGCGGTCCTCGCGCGTGCCCGGGCCCTGGGAGTCAACCTGGCCGGAGGAATCCGCCCGCGCTGGGCAGCGGTGGGACCGGCCACTGCCGCGGTCCTCCAGGAGGCCGGGGTTCGGGTCGCACTGATGCCGCCACGGTTCCTCACAGGGGCGATCATCGAGGCGCTGGACCACGTCTCCGGCCTGAGGATCCTGCTGCCCCGCACGGACGCGGCCGGCCCTGCGCTGGGTGAGGCGCTGATCGCGCGCGGCGCGACCGTTGACGAGGTAATGGCCTACAGAACGGTGCTGGCGCCGGAGAGATCCCGCTCTGAGGTGCGCCGGCTCATCGGATCGCGGGACGTGGACACGGTGCTCTTCACGAGCGCCTCGACCGTCCGCGGCCTGGTAAGGCTGCTGGGAGAGACGCGCGACGGCCTGCGGGCATTGGTGATAGGATGCATCGGACCGGTCACCGCGGCAGCGGTCGCGGATGAAGGGTTCGAGGCGACCGTCGTCGCCTCCGAGCACACCACGGAAGGGTTGATCGCCGCCCTGGTTGCACATGGCGGCGGCCGGCCCTCCGGGACCAGAGGAGACGGCAATGTCAGAGACCATGCCCCGCGCTGA
- the hemB gene encoding porphobilinogen synthase: MPRADLRERPRRLRTRDALRRLVREARLYPEMFVAPLFVRPGRGVREPISSLPGQMRLSPDELVREVDGLADLGIRAVLLFGVPEAKDPEGSGAYADDGIVQETVRLLRRGSRELVIMTDVCLCAYTDHGHCGIVTGGQVDNDATLGLLARTAASHAASGADVVAPSAMMDGQVAAIREALDASGFSQVGVMAYAAKYASAFYGPFREAAGSSPQFGDRRTYQMDPANVREALREIALDIEQGADIVMVKPAHAYLDVIRAAREAVDLPIAAYHVSGEYAMLKAAAQLGWVEERRAMLEVLTAIRRAGADILITYAAADAARWLAEGTGG, encoded by the coding sequence ATGCCCCGCGCTGATCTGCGGGAGCGTCCTCGCCGGTTGCGGACCAGGGACGCGCTCCGCCGGCTCGTCCGGGAGGCCCGCCTTTATCCGGAGATGTTCGTTGCGCCGCTGTTCGTCCGCCCGGGCCGCGGCGTCAGGGAACCGATCTCCTCCCTGCCAGGCCAGATGCGGCTCTCTCCAGACGAGCTCGTCCGCGAGGTGGACGGCCTGGCAGATCTCGGCATCAGGGCCGTGCTCCTGTTCGGCGTCCCCGAAGCGAAGGATCCGGAGGGCAGCGGTGCCTACGCCGACGACGGTATCGTCCAGGAGACGGTGCGCCTGCTTCGCCGGGGGAGCCGCGAGCTCGTGATCATGACCGACGTCTGCCTGTGCGCCTACACCGATCACGGGCACTGCGGGATCGTCACCGGAGGGCAGGTGGACAACGATGCCACCCTCGGCCTGCTGGCCCGCACCGCGGCCTCGCACGCCGCGTCCGGCGCAGACGTGGTCGCGCCCAGCGCCATGATGGACGGCCAGGTCGCGGCCATACGGGAGGCGCTAGACGCGTCCGGCTTCAGCCAGGTAGGCGTGATGGCCTACGCCGCCAAGTATGCATCGGCGTTCTACGGTCCTTTCCGTGAAGCGGCAGGGTCATCCCCGCAGTTCGGCGACCGCCGGACCTATCAGATGGATCCGGCCAACGTGCGCGAGGCCCTGCGCGAGATCGCGCTGGACATCGAGCAAGGCGCCGACATCGTCATGGTGAAACCCGCCCACGCGTATCTGGACGTCATCCGCGCAGCCAGGGAAGCCGTGGACCTTCCGATCGCGGCCTACCACGTCAGTGGCGAGTACGCGATGCTCAAGGCGGCGGCGCAGCTCGGGTGGGTCGAGGAGCGCCGCGCGATGCTCGAGGTGCTGACCGCCATCCGACGCGCAGGGGCCGACATCCTCATCACCTATGCCGCGGCCGACGCCGCGCGCTGGCTGGCGGAGGGCACCGGGGGTTGA
- a CDS encoding glutamyl-tRNA reductase: MNDSMILSAIGLSHKTAPIEIRERMAFAEADLPSVLGTLRGRGGIRECMLLSTCNRTEVYLITPGAPRMTDVAELLADARGVPPEAFAPSLYQHCGMPAARHVMRVASGLDSMVLGEQQILGQVKRAFDLARLSRSTGPVLNRLMALSITTGRRVRRETGVSRSAPSVPRAALSLAKRTLGSLNGRAALVVGAGEAAGLVVKLLVASGARVVAVANRTVESARGLAALAGAEAVPLEAIVAAGRGVDLMVVCVGASAPLVSPAMVGGDRDRPLLVLDLGIPRGVDATVAALPGVALHVLDQLPVEPASGGAPPEELARAEEIVEAALAGFEEWMASRMAAPMIAALHDRADRVVEGELARARARLQGLDETQYAAVRAVARAVARKLLQAPIVRLRRSAARQDARALELACELFDLAVDPEGSREA, translated from the coding sequence TTGAACGATTCGATGATCCTGTCGGCGATCGGGCTCAGCCACAAGACCGCGCCCATCGAGATCCGCGAGCGCATGGCCTTCGCCGAAGCAGATCTCCCAAGCGTCCTCGGCACGCTGCGCGGACGGGGGGGAATCCGCGAGTGCATGCTGCTTTCCACCTGCAACCGCACCGAGGTGTACCTGATCACGCCGGGCGCACCACGAATGACCGATGTGGCCGAACTGCTCGCGGATGCCCGCGGAGTCCCTCCTGAGGCGTTCGCTCCATCGCTATACCAGCACTGCGGGATGCCGGCTGCCCGGCACGTGATGCGGGTGGCATCCGGCCTGGACTCGATGGTGCTGGGCGAGCAGCAGATACTGGGACAGGTGAAGCGCGCCTTTGACCTGGCGCGTCTGAGTCGGAGTACCGGACCCGTGCTCAACCGGCTGATGGCGCTCTCCATCACCACCGGGCGCCGCGTGCGCCGCGAGACCGGCGTCTCGCGCAGCGCGCCCTCGGTTCCCCGGGCCGCGCTTTCGCTTGCCAAGCGCACGTTGGGCTCGCTGAACGGGCGGGCCGCGCTCGTGGTGGGAGCAGGAGAGGCCGCCGGACTGGTAGTGAAGCTCCTCGTGGCATCTGGAGCACGGGTAGTGGCCGTGGCCAACCGCACTGTGGAGTCGGCGCGTGGGCTGGCCGCGCTTGCCGGAGCCGAAGCAGTCCCCCTGGAGGCGATCGTAGCAGCAGGCCGAGGTGTTGACCTCATGGTAGTCTGCGTGGGAGCCAGTGCGCCGCTCGTGTCGCCGGCCATGGTCGGGGGTGACCGGGATAGACCCTTGCTGGTGCTTGACCTCGGCATTCCTCGCGGCGTGGATGCCACGGTGGCCGCTCTTCCGGGCGTCGCGCTCCACGTGCTTGACCAACTCCCGGTCGAACCCGCTTCCGGAGGGGCTCCTCCCGAGGAGCTGGCCCGGGCCGAGGAGATCGTCGAAGCGGCCCTGGCAGGATTCGAGGAATGGATGGCCTCTCGCATGGCGGCGCCGATGATCGCCGCGCTGCACGACCGGGCGGACCGGGTCGTGGAGGGCGAGCTTGCACGTGCGCGCGCGCGACTGCAGGGGCTGGACGAAACGCAATACGCGGCGGTCCGCGCGGTCGCTCGGGCCGTGGCGCGCAAGCTGCTCCAGGCGCCGATCGTACGCCTGCGTAGGTCGGCGGCCCGCCAGGATGCGCGCGCCCTGGAGCTGGCCTGTGAGCTGTTTGACCTGGCAGTGGACCCAGAAGGGTCCAGAGAGGCGTGA